The following proteins are co-located in the Doryrhamphus excisus isolate RoL2022-K1 chromosome 3, RoL_Dexc_1.0, whole genome shotgun sequence genome:
- the LOC131126484 gene encoding GRAM domain-containing protein 2B-like isoform X1, with translation MSMSRKFSLDSSVCQDTGYFGTRRGSNKLSKKYRTECDDGRDFQELHPNFNGNPTARERTIMEESADRPDGAISSNSFQKHNKNFHKLFPEVPEEDNLTHTFVCTLQKEVLYYGKLYVCENYVCFYSSVLLKDTKVVIPLSSVQEVKKHSQALSMLSIQTADGEKYFFVSLWNREMCYNLLQRLCSHDQEVSDLSTPQESSAENDTDYKEVPSQPIEKSDDDGQNGSYVDGIFPPSASRADDPSSSSTREEVEDGVSSLWLWRAMEDIMSFFFVRQSVNFSVVFFIYVMLVVLLLSVSAYIAVRMIALEEQLNTLGALTQLSLHHRDYQET, from the exons ATGAGTATGAGCAGGAAATTCTCTTTGGACAGCTCTgt CTGTCAGGATACAGGATACTTTGGCACCCGCAGAGGTTCCAACAAGTTAAGTAAGAAATACCGAACAGAGTGTGATGATGGACGGGACTTCCAGGAACTACACCCAAACTTCAATGGCAACCCAACTGCCAG GGAGAGGACCATCATGGAGGAGAGTGCTGATCGGCCAGACGGTGCCATCAGTAGCAAT AGtttccaaaaacacaacaaaaacttcCACAAACTGTTCCCAGAGGTCCCTGAAGAAGACAACCTGACACACA CTTTCGTTTGCACCCTGCAGAAGGAAGTGTTGTATTACGGAAAACTGTATGTTTGTGAAAACTATGTGTGTTTCTACTCGTCCGTGCTGCTTAAAGACACTAAG GTGGTGATTCCTCTATCCAGTGTACAGGAGGTGAAGAAACATAGCCAAGCTTTGTCTATGTTATCGATACAAACTGCTGATGGAGAGAAG TAtttctttgtgtctttgtggAACCGAGAGATGTGTTACAACCTCCTCCAGAGGCTCTGCTCACATGATCAG GAAGTCAGTGACCTCAGCACCCCTCAGGAGTCCTCTGCTGAGAATGACACTGATTACAAGGAG GTGCCCAGTCAGCCCATTGAGAAGAGTGACGACGATGGTCAGAATGGCAGTTATGTGGATGGCATCTTTCCCCCATCGGCCAGTAGAG CAGATGATCCTTCGAGCAGCTCCACAAGAGAAGAGGTGGAGGACGGTGTGT CATCATTGTGGCTTTGGAGGGCCATGGAGGACATCATGTCGTTTTTCTTCGTCCGACAAAGCGTGAATTTCAGCGTGGTCTTCTTCATCTACGTGATGTT ggtggtgctgctgctgtcgGTTTCTGCTTACATTGCCGTCAGAATGATTGCGCTGGAGGAGCAGCTGAACACGTTAGGAGCTCTCACACAGCTGTCCTTGCACCACAGAGA ctatcaAGAAACCTAG
- the LOC131126484 gene encoding GRAM domain-containing protein 2B-like isoform X3: MSMSRKFSLDSSVCQDTGYFGTRRGSNKLSKKYRTECDDGRDFQELHPNFNGNPTARERTIMEESADRPDGAISSNSFQKHNKNFHKLFPEVPEEDNLTHTFVCTLQKEVLYYGKLYVCENYVCFYSSVLLKDTKVVIPLSSVQEVKKHSQALSMLSIQTADGEKYFFVSLWNREMCYNLLQRLCSHDQEVSDLSTPQESSAENDTDYKEVPSQPIEKSDDDGQNGSYVDGIFPPSASRADDPSSSSTREEVEDASLWLWRAMEDIMSFFFVRQSVNFSVVFFIYVMLVVLLLSVSAYIAVRMIALEEQLNTLGALTQLSLHHRDYQET; the protein is encoded by the exons ATGAGTATGAGCAGGAAATTCTCTTTGGACAGCTCTgt CTGTCAGGATACAGGATACTTTGGCACCCGCAGAGGTTCCAACAAGTTAAGTAAGAAATACCGAACAGAGTGTGATGATGGACGGGACTTCCAGGAACTACACCCAAACTTCAATGGCAACCCAACTGCCAG GGAGAGGACCATCATGGAGGAGAGTGCTGATCGGCCAGACGGTGCCATCAGTAGCAAT AGtttccaaaaacacaacaaaaacttcCACAAACTGTTCCCAGAGGTCCCTGAAGAAGACAACCTGACACACA CTTTCGTTTGCACCCTGCAGAAGGAAGTGTTGTATTACGGAAAACTGTATGTTTGTGAAAACTATGTGTGTTTCTACTCGTCCGTGCTGCTTAAAGACACTAAG GTGGTGATTCCTCTATCCAGTGTACAGGAGGTGAAGAAACATAGCCAAGCTTTGTCTATGTTATCGATACAAACTGCTGATGGAGAGAAG TAtttctttgtgtctttgtggAACCGAGAGATGTGTTACAACCTCCTCCAGAGGCTCTGCTCACATGATCAG GAAGTCAGTGACCTCAGCACCCCTCAGGAGTCCTCTGCTGAGAATGACACTGATTACAAGGAG GTGCCCAGTCAGCCCATTGAGAAGAGTGACGACGATGGTCAGAATGGCAGTTATGTGGATGGCATCTTTCCCCCATCGGCCAGTAGAG CAGATGATCCTTCGAGCAGCTCCACAAGAGAAGAGGTGGAGGACG CATCATTGTGGCTTTGGAGGGCCATGGAGGACATCATGTCGTTTTTCTTCGTCCGACAAAGCGTGAATTTCAGCGTGGTCTTCTTCATCTACGTGATGTT ggtggtgctgctgctgtcgGTTTCTGCTTACATTGCCGTCAGAATGATTGCGCTGGAGGAGCAGCTGAACACGTTAGGAGCTCTCACACAGCTGTCCTTGCACCACAGAGA ctatcaAGAAACCTAG
- the LOC131126484 gene encoding GRAM domain-containing protein 2B-like isoform X2 → MSMSRKFSLDSSVCQDTGYFGTRRGSNKLSKKYRTECDDGRDFQELHPNFNGNPTARERTIMEESADRPDGAISSNSFQKHNKNFHKLFPEVPEEDNLTHTFVCTLQKEVLYYGKLYVCENYVCFYSSVLLKDTKVVIPLSSVQEVKKHSQALSMLSIQTADGEKYFFVSLWNREMCYNLLQRLCSHDQEVSDLSTPQESSAENDTDYKEVPSQPIEKSDDDGQNGSYVDGIFPPSASRDDPSSSSTREEVEDGVSSLWLWRAMEDIMSFFFVRQSVNFSVVFFIYVMLVVLLLSVSAYIAVRMIALEEQLNTLGALTQLSLHHRDYQET, encoded by the exons ATGAGTATGAGCAGGAAATTCTCTTTGGACAGCTCTgt CTGTCAGGATACAGGATACTTTGGCACCCGCAGAGGTTCCAACAAGTTAAGTAAGAAATACCGAACAGAGTGTGATGATGGACGGGACTTCCAGGAACTACACCCAAACTTCAATGGCAACCCAACTGCCAG GGAGAGGACCATCATGGAGGAGAGTGCTGATCGGCCAGACGGTGCCATCAGTAGCAAT AGtttccaaaaacacaacaaaaacttcCACAAACTGTTCCCAGAGGTCCCTGAAGAAGACAACCTGACACACA CTTTCGTTTGCACCCTGCAGAAGGAAGTGTTGTATTACGGAAAACTGTATGTTTGTGAAAACTATGTGTGTTTCTACTCGTCCGTGCTGCTTAAAGACACTAAG GTGGTGATTCCTCTATCCAGTGTACAGGAGGTGAAGAAACATAGCCAAGCTTTGTCTATGTTATCGATACAAACTGCTGATGGAGAGAAG TAtttctttgtgtctttgtggAACCGAGAGATGTGTTACAACCTCCTCCAGAGGCTCTGCTCACATGATCAG GAAGTCAGTGACCTCAGCACCCCTCAGGAGTCCTCTGCTGAGAATGACACTGATTACAAGGAG GTGCCCAGTCAGCCCATTGAGAAGAGTGACGACGATGGTCAGAATGGCAGTTATGTGGATGGCATCTTTCCCCCATCGGCCAGTAGAG ATGATCCTTCGAGCAGCTCCACAAGAGAAGAGGTGGAGGACGGTGTGT CATCATTGTGGCTTTGGAGGGCCATGGAGGACATCATGTCGTTTTTCTTCGTCCGACAAAGCGTGAATTTCAGCGTGGTCTTCTTCATCTACGTGATGTT ggtggtgctgctgctgtcgGTTTCTGCTTACATTGCCGTCAGAATGATTGCGCTGGAGGAGCAGCTGAACACGTTAGGAGCTCTCACACAGCTGTCCTTGCACCACAGAGA ctatcaAGAAACCTAG
- the LOC131126484 gene encoding GRAM domain-containing protein 2B-like isoform X4 codes for MSMSRKFSLDSSVCQDTGYFGTRRGSNKLSKKYRTECDDGRDFQELHPNFNGNPTARERTIMEESADRPDGAISSNSFQKHNKNFHKLFPEVPEEDNLTHTFVCTLQKEVLYYGKLYVCENYVCFYSSVLLKDTKVVIPLSSVQEVKKHSQALSMLSIQTADGEKYFFVSLWNREMCYNLLQRLCSHDQEVSDLSTPQESSAENDTDYKEVPSQPIEKSDDDGQNGSYVDGIFPPSASRDDPSSSSTREEVEDASLWLWRAMEDIMSFFFVRQSVNFSVVFFIYVMLVVLLLSVSAYIAVRMIALEEQLNTLGALTQLSLHHRDYQET; via the exons ATGAGTATGAGCAGGAAATTCTCTTTGGACAGCTCTgt CTGTCAGGATACAGGATACTTTGGCACCCGCAGAGGTTCCAACAAGTTAAGTAAGAAATACCGAACAGAGTGTGATGATGGACGGGACTTCCAGGAACTACACCCAAACTTCAATGGCAACCCAACTGCCAG GGAGAGGACCATCATGGAGGAGAGTGCTGATCGGCCAGACGGTGCCATCAGTAGCAAT AGtttccaaaaacacaacaaaaacttcCACAAACTGTTCCCAGAGGTCCCTGAAGAAGACAACCTGACACACA CTTTCGTTTGCACCCTGCAGAAGGAAGTGTTGTATTACGGAAAACTGTATGTTTGTGAAAACTATGTGTGTTTCTACTCGTCCGTGCTGCTTAAAGACACTAAG GTGGTGATTCCTCTATCCAGTGTACAGGAGGTGAAGAAACATAGCCAAGCTTTGTCTATGTTATCGATACAAACTGCTGATGGAGAGAAG TAtttctttgtgtctttgtggAACCGAGAGATGTGTTACAACCTCCTCCAGAGGCTCTGCTCACATGATCAG GAAGTCAGTGACCTCAGCACCCCTCAGGAGTCCTCTGCTGAGAATGACACTGATTACAAGGAG GTGCCCAGTCAGCCCATTGAGAAGAGTGACGACGATGGTCAGAATGGCAGTTATGTGGATGGCATCTTTCCCCCATCGGCCAGTAGAG ATGATCCTTCGAGCAGCTCCACAAGAGAAGAGGTGGAGGACG CATCATTGTGGCTTTGGAGGGCCATGGAGGACATCATGTCGTTTTTCTTCGTCCGACAAAGCGTGAATTTCAGCGTGGTCTTCTTCATCTACGTGATGTT ggtggtgctgctgctgtcgGTTTCTGCTTACATTGCCGTCAGAATGATTGCGCTGGAGGAGCAGCTGAACACGTTAGGAGCTCTCACACAGCTGTCCTTGCACCACAGAGA ctatcaAGAAACCTAG
- the LOC131126484 gene encoding GRAM domain-containing protein 2B-like isoform X5, translating into MSMSRKFSLDSSVCQDTGYFGTRRGSNKLSKKYRTECDDGRDFQELHPNFNGNPTARERTIMEESADRPDGAISSNSFQKHNKNFHKLFPEVPEEDNLTHTFVCTLQKEVLYYGKLYVCENYVCFYSSVLLKDTKVVIPLSSVQEVKKHSQALSMLSIQTADGEKEVSDLSTPQESSAENDTDYKEVPSQPIEKSDDDGQNGSYVDGIFPPSASRADDPSSSSTREEVEDGVSSLWLWRAMEDIMSFFFVRQSVNFSVVFFIYVMLVVLLLSVSAYIAVRMIALEEQLNTLGALTQLSLHHRDYQET; encoded by the exons ATGAGTATGAGCAGGAAATTCTCTTTGGACAGCTCTgt CTGTCAGGATACAGGATACTTTGGCACCCGCAGAGGTTCCAACAAGTTAAGTAAGAAATACCGAACAGAGTGTGATGATGGACGGGACTTCCAGGAACTACACCCAAACTTCAATGGCAACCCAACTGCCAG GGAGAGGACCATCATGGAGGAGAGTGCTGATCGGCCAGACGGTGCCATCAGTAGCAAT AGtttccaaaaacacaacaaaaacttcCACAAACTGTTCCCAGAGGTCCCTGAAGAAGACAACCTGACACACA CTTTCGTTTGCACCCTGCAGAAGGAAGTGTTGTATTACGGAAAACTGTATGTTTGTGAAAACTATGTGTGTTTCTACTCGTCCGTGCTGCTTAAAGACACTAAG GTGGTGATTCCTCTATCCAGTGTACAGGAGGTGAAGAAACATAGCCAAGCTTTGTCTATGTTATCGATACAAACTGCTGATGGAGAGAAG GAAGTCAGTGACCTCAGCACCCCTCAGGAGTCCTCTGCTGAGAATGACACTGATTACAAGGAG GTGCCCAGTCAGCCCATTGAGAAGAGTGACGACGATGGTCAGAATGGCAGTTATGTGGATGGCATCTTTCCCCCATCGGCCAGTAGAG CAGATGATCCTTCGAGCAGCTCCACAAGAGAAGAGGTGGAGGACGGTGTGT CATCATTGTGGCTTTGGAGGGCCATGGAGGACATCATGTCGTTTTTCTTCGTCCGACAAAGCGTGAATTTCAGCGTGGTCTTCTTCATCTACGTGATGTT ggtggtgctgctgctgtcgGTTTCTGCTTACATTGCCGTCAGAATGATTGCGCTGGAGGAGCAGCTGAACACGTTAGGAGCTCTCACACAGCTGTCCTTGCACCACAGAGA ctatcaAGAAACCTAG